A region of Rhizobium grahamii DNA encodes the following proteins:
- the nuoH gene encoding NADH-quinone oxidoreductase subunit NuoH, which yields MESFVSTYVLPGLLMVGQSLLVLVCLLVFIAYILLADRKIWAAVQLRRGPNVVGPWGLFQSFADLLKFVFKEPIIPAGADKAVFLLAPLVTVLLALSTWAVVPFADGWVISNINVGILYIFAISSLEVYGVIMGGWASNSKYPFLGALRSAAQMVSYEVSIGFVIVTVLLCVGSLNLTDIVHAQQSGIGTRLGLPASFLDWHWLALFPMFIIFFISALAETNRPPFDLPEAESELVAGFMVEYGSALYMMFMLGEYAAIVLMCSLTTILFLGGWLPPVDVWFLNWVPGIIWFMLKSCLVFFMFAMVKAFVPRYRYDQLMRLGWKVFLPLSLAMVVIVAFVLKLMGS from the coding sequence ATGGAATCGTTTGTTTCAACTTATGTCTTGCCTGGCCTCCTTATGGTCGGTCAGTCGCTTCTCGTCCTCGTTTGCCTTCTCGTCTTCATCGCCTACATCCTGCTGGCCGACCGTAAGATTTGGGCAGCAGTTCAGCTCCGTCGTGGTCCGAATGTGGTGGGTCCGTGGGGTCTTTTCCAGTCCTTCGCCGACCTTTTGAAGTTCGTCTTCAAGGAGCCGATCATTCCGGCCGGCGCCGACAAGGCGGTTTTCCTTCTGGCGCCGCTGGTCACTGTGCTTCTGGCGCTGTCGACCTGGGCCGTCGTACCATTCGCCGATGGCTGGGTGATCTCGAACATCAACGTCGGCATTCTCTACATCTTCGCGATCTCGTCGCTCGAAGTGTATGGCGTCATCATGGGTGGCTGGGCTTCGAACTCGAAGTACCCGTTCCTCGGAGCGCTTCGCTCGGCGGCGCAGATGGTGTCCTACGAAGTCTCGATCGGCTTCGTTATCGTCACCGTCCTGCTTTGCGTGGGCTCGTTGAACCTGACGGATATCGTTCACGCTCAGCAGAGCGGCATCGGAACGCGCCTCGGGCTGCCGGCGTCCTTCCTGGATTGGCATTGGCTCGCGCTATTCCCGATGTTCATCATCTTCTTCATTTCGGCGCTCGCTGAAACGAACCGTCCGCCCTTCGACCTTCCGGAAGCTGAATCCGAACTCGTCGCAGGCTTCATGGTCGAATACGGCTCCGCGCTCTACATGATGTTCATGCTCGGCGAATACGCTGCCATCGTTCTGATGTGCTCGCTGACGACGATTCTGTTCCTCGGAGGCTGGCTCCCGCCCGTCGATGTATGGTTCCTGAATTGGGTTCCTGGCATCATCTGGTTCATGCTGAAGTCGTGCCTGGTGTTCTTCATGTTCGCGATGGTGAAGGCATTCGTGCCGCGCTACCGCTACGACCAGCTGATGCGCCTCGGCTGGAAGGTCTTCCTTCCGCTGTCGCTGGCAATGGTCGTTATCGTTGCATTCGTGCTGAAGCTGATGGGTTCGTGA
- the nuoI gene encoding NADH-quinone oxidoreductase subunit NuoI: MAGLSNAVSSLFLKEFVSAFWLTFRYIFKQKATVNYPFEKGPVSPRFRGEHALRRYPNGEERCIACKLCEAICPAQAITIEAGPRRNDGTRRTVRYDIDMVKCIYCGFCQEACPVDAIVEGPNFEFATETREELYFDKQKLLDNGDRWEREIARNIALDAPYR, from the coding sequence ATGGCAGGCTTGTCCAACGCGGTCAGCTCGCTGTTCCTGAAGGAATTCGTCAGTGCGTTCTGGCTGACCTTCCGGTACATTTTTAAGCAGAAGGCAACGGTCAACTATCCGTTCGAAAAAGGGCCGGTCAGCCCGCGCTTCCGCGGGGAACACGCTCTGCGCCGTTATCCCAACGGCGAAGAACGCTGCATCGCCTGCAAGCTGTGCGAGGCGATCTGTCCTGCCCAGGCGATCACCATCGAAGCCGGCCCGCGCCGCAACGATGGGACGCGCCGCACGGTTCGTTACGACATCGACATGGTGAAGTGCATCTACTGCGGCTTCTGCCAGGAAGCATGCCCGGTCGATGCGATCGTCGAAGGCCCGAATTTCGAATTTGCGACGGAAACACGCGAAGAGCTCTACTTCGACAAGCAGAAGCTCCTCGATAACGGCGACCGGTGGGAGCGCGAAATTGCGCGCAACATCGCGCTGGATGCGCCATACCGTTGA